The segment CCTGGACCATCGGGTTGCTCATCACGACAACGTTTCTTTCCTGGATCATCGGGAGCATGCTGGGCGCTTTCATGGGCTGGCCGCGCTCGCCGAAGTTCCTCGAGTTCGTGATGCCACCGTTGCTCTCGCTGAACGCGGTGCCGTTCTTCCTTCTGGGCTTGATCCTGATCTATCTGTTTGCGTTCCGGTTCCCCTGGTTCCCGACCACCGGCGGCTACTACGCCGGCACCTTTCCGGAGTGGACGCCGGACTTCGCCTGGAATGTACTGAAGCACTCGGTCCTGCCCGCGCTTTCGATCATCCTGGTTTCGATCGGAGGCTGGGCGTTGACGATGCGCTCGGTCATCATCACCACGACCGGCGAAGATTACGTCACGTTCGCCGATGCCAAAGGACTCAACAACCGCACGATTTTCATGCGCTATGCGGTCCGCAACGCGCTC is part of the Thermomicrobiales bacterium genome and harbors:
- a CDS encoding ABC transporter permease — its product is MTLSYFLKRVGMFLLVIWLAATVNFFLPRLGGGDPVRQKMAQTAALGGNVQGGMDEVVAEYNKKFGLDTPLWKQYLNYLWDLLHFDFNYSIANYPSRVIDIIGKSLPWTIGLLITTTFLSWIIGSMLGAFMGWPRSPKFLEFVMPPLLSLNAVPFFLLGLILIYLFAFRFPWFPTTGGYYAGTFPEWTPDFAWNVLKHSVLPALSIILVSIGGWALTMRSVIITTTGEDYVTFADAKGLNNRTIFMRYAVRNAL